In one window of Gossypium hirsutum isolate 1008001.06 chromosome A01, Gossypium_hirsutum_v2.1, whole genome shotgun sequence DNA:
- the LOC107903630 gene encoding pentatricopeptide repeat-containing protein At2g01740, with product MIKNSFKFFSHLKKKKKASKNFPEPISYRALSDSYFGSPLQFFSYLKKTSKYPDPYSFNKVLHKLTASDCGALSLKLLSFFLSKGSTPHPSSFSSTISFFCKLEHCSYAQKLVNLMPLYGCEPDIATFNSLIDGYFKCGEVVKACLIVNEIRVDKCKPDLVTFNVLFNGFCKMRKKKEAFVYMGLMWKCCLPNVVTYSTWIDMFCKVGDLNMGVKVFRDMKKEKVLFNSIVFTCLIDGYCKVGDFEAAFELCKEMKLAKLAVNVVTYTALIDGLCKKGMLERAECLFFRMLKDKVKPNSVVYTSIIDAHFKKSNVTDALKYLGKMYVQGLEFDMAAYGVIIAGLCNTGLFDKASIFMENMVKSGLRPDKLMLTMIMDAHFKAGNVKAALNVYGEILARGFDPDVIVLTSLMDGLCKHGCLNEAESYFCREKANKISYTVLITGLAKKGDFTELNRVFREMLEAGFTADKYVYTSWIAGLCEQGNLIEAFRVKNRMVQEGLQPDLLTYSSLIFGLANKGLMIEAKQIFEDMLRRQITPDAAVYEIMIRGYLQQDNEAAVTGLLEEMEKRGFSKATCKVGGNEFQ from the coding sequence ATGATAAAAAACAGCTTCAAATTCTTCTCTcacctgaagaagaagaagaaagcctCGAAAAATTTCCCAGAACCCATTTCTTACAGAGCATTATCAGACTCCTACTTTGGCTCACCCCTCCAATTCTTCTCTTACTTGAAGAAAACTTCAAAGTACCCAGACCCCTATTCCTTCAACAAGGTTCTCCACAAGCTTACAGCTTCCGACTGTGGCGCACTTTCTCTCAAGTTACTGTCTTTTTTCCTCTCCAAAGGGTCAACCCCTCACCCTTCTTCTTTCAGTTCAACCATCTCCTTTTTTTGTAAGTTGGAACATTGTTCTTATGCTCAAAAGCTTGTAAATTTGATGCCTTTGTATGGGTGTGAGCCGGATATTGcaacttttaattctttgattGATGGGTATTTTAAATGTGGTGAAGTTGTTAAGGCTTGTTTGATTGTGAATGAAATTAGGGTAGATAAATGTAAGCCCGATTTGGTTACGTTTAATGTGTTATTTAATGGGTTCTGTAAgatgaggaagaagaaagaggCTTTTGTTTATATGGGTTTGATGTGGAAATGCTGTTTGCCCAACGTGGTTACCTATAGTACATGGATTGATATGTTCTGTAAAGTGGGGGATTTGAATATGGGGGTTAAGGTGTTTAGGGATATGAAGAAAGAGAAGGTGTTGTTTAATTCCATTGTGTTCACCTGCTTGATCGATGGCTACTGTAAGGTTGGTGATTTCGAGGCTGCGTTTGAATTGTGTAAGGAAATGAAACTGGCCAAGCTTGCAGTAAATGTCGTTACCTATACTGCACTCATTGACGGTCTTTGCAAGAAGGGGATGCTGGAAAGGGCTGAGTGCTTGTTTTTCAGAATGTTGAAAGATAAGGTTAAGCCTAATTCTGTTGTTTATACTTCAATCATTGATGCTCATTTCAAAAAGAGTAATGTAACTGATGCCCTGAAATATTTAGGTAAGATGTATGTTCAGGGACTTGAGTTTGACATGGCAGCATATGGGGTAATAATAGCTGGCCTTTGTAACACTGGTTTGTTTGACAAAGCATCAATATTTATGGAAAATATGGTCAAGAGTGGACTGCGGCCTGATAAATTGATGTTAACCATGATAATGGATGCCCATTTTAAGGCTGGGAATGTAAAAGCTGCATTGAATGTCTATGGTGAAATTTTGGCCCGTGGTTTTGACCCCGATGTTATCGTTCTTACAAGCTTAATGGATGGCCTCTGCAAGCATGGTTGTCTAAATGAAGCTGAAAGTTATTTTTGCAGGGAAAAGgctaataaaatatcttatacaGTGCTCATTACTGGGTTGGCTAAGAAAGGGGATTTTACTGAACTTAATAGGGTTTTTAGGGAGATGTTGGAGGCAGGGTTCACTGCAGACAAATATGTATATACTTCTTGGATTGCCGGGCTTTGTGAGCAAGGAAATTTGATAGAGGCCTTTAGAGTAAAGAATAGAATGGTTCAAGAGGGTTTACAACCTGATCTTTTAACTTATAGCTCCcttatttttggtttagcaaataagGGTCTAATGATTGAAGCAAAGCAAAtattcgaggatatgttgagaaggCAAATTACTCCTGATGCTGCAGTTTATGAAATTATGATCAGAGGGTATCTACAACAGGATAATGAAGCTGCTGTTACTGGTTTGCTTgaggaaatggaaaagagaggttTTTCAAAAGCAACATGCAAAGTAGGTGGAAATGAATTTCAATGA